TGACGCTGGGATACGGCAGCGGCGTGCAGCTCAACGACGGCCAGGCCGACCTTCACATCGATCCGCTCAAGTTTCTCTGGTCGCTGCTGCACGCGTGGAACCCGGCCCTCTATATGGGCACGCACACCGGCTTCTGGTTTCCGTACGAGACGCCGTACGCGTGGATTTACGCTGCGGCGCAGATCTTCCACATCCCCCAGGATTTCGCGCAGCGCTTTGCCGTGTTTGCCGTCTATCTCGGCGTGCTGGCCTCGATGTATTACTGCCTACGCTCCGTTGCGCCGTGGCTCGGCGAGACGGCCCGCATTGCCGGCTCCGTCGCGTACCTTTTCAATATGTACGTCGCACTCAATTCGCAGGCGCAGATCGTCTGGCTGCTGACGTACGGAACGCTTCCGGCGATGATCGGGATCACCGCGCGTGCGATGCGCGGCGAAATGAATGTCTGGCGCGCGGCGCTCGGGATGGCGCTGCTCGTGCTCGTCGGCGGCGGCATCAACCCTCCGCTGGTTGCGATCAACGTCATTCTACTCGCGATCTTCGTTTTGGTGATGCTGGTGCTCAGCGAGCAGCCGGCGATCGTCGCCAAGCGAACGCTGCCGTTCGTCGTCGTCGCCTCGCTGGGGACGTTCTTCGTCAACCTCTATTGGGTCGTGCCCTTCGTCGACTACTTCCGCAGCGTGTGGCTCAACGGCGTCTTGAGCGAGGGCCCGTCGCTGCACAACGCCGCTACCTCCTTCGACAACGTGCTGCGCGGGCTCGGTCACTGGGCAACGTTCGTCTCGTTTGGAGGGCGTCCGTACTTTCCGTGGGCCGAGCCCTATTCGCAAGGCCTTTTCAGCGCGCTGCTCTGGTTCGTTCCAATCGTCGCGCTGGGGGCGGTTGCGTTCAAACGTAACCAGCGCCCGGCAACCCTGTACTTTTTGATCGCGACGATCGTTTCGGTGCCGATCGTCGTTGGCTACTATCACGACGCGCTCGGGGATGCGGTGACGACGCCGATCTACGATGCTTTTTACCGGTACTTCCCCGGTTTTCAGATGTTCCGCTTCTCGTACAAGTGGGTGGCCGGTGTCGAGTTCGGGATCTGCGGGCTGTACGCGCTGGGCACGTACTCGATCCTCTCCTGGCTGCGCGAACAGATTGCGGCGGTCACCGGCAGCGAGCACGAGCGCCTGCGATGGCTCGTTCCCGCGGTCAGCGCCGGCTTAGTCGTCGTGCCGATCCTGATCTTCATACCGGTCATCGTGCACAAGATGAACTATCCCGCTTCGGTCCTGCCGAGCTGGGAGTACCGCGAGAACGCGCTGCTCGGCAACGACGACCAGCATCGCGTCGCGCTCTTTCCGACCCAGTTTCTCGAGCAGTTCGATTGGGGAAATCCGGAGTTCTACATCGAGAACTCGCTGGTCGATCGTCCGATGATTTACGGATTGCTCGGAAGCGAACCCTCGGAGGGAACGGACGCCTGGGTCCGGCGCGCCTATCGCGCCACGCGCGAGGGCCTCCCGTTTGCCGGGGATATGTTTCGCGTGCTCGGCGTCAACACGTTTTTGCAGCGCGACGACTTCCTTCCGGTCATCGATTTCAGCTCGCCCGACGAATGGAGATTCAACAGCACGACCCTGACGCACGACCTGCTGCATCGGGTTCTCGGCGCGACGCCGGAGCGCTCGGACGGCCCGCTTCATACGTACCGGCTAAGCGGTGCGCTTCCGCTCGTGTACGGCGTGAACCATCCCGTGATCAGCGCGTGGCCGATATTCTCCGAAGCATATCTCGGGGACGTCGACGCGATGGCGCGCGGCCAGGCGCGCTTCGACCCGCCGACGCGTTCGCCGGGGGAGTTTTCGACGACGATGCGTTCGCTCTCGCCGATCGTTCCGCTCTCCGCTTCGGCGGTGCGCGATCTGGCGGTCAACGCTTCGCTTGCGTACGGTACGCTCGTTCGGCCGTCGTCGGCTAACGTGCAGTGGGCCGAGCCGTTCAAGCTGCCCGCCAGCAGCCTGTACACGATATTCGCTCGCGAGCAGTCGCTGCTCTTCCCGCAGTCCGCGCCGCGCGTGCTGCAAATCGACGGCGGCTATTTTCGCCCCATCGCGCCCGGAGGCGCGTGGACCGAGTACGGGCAAGCGCTGCTCTCTCGCGGGAAGCACTGGGTCTCCGACGGCTATGAGGATCCAAAGCTCGTCGTCGCGTTCGTAAAGACGGACGAGGTCGATGCCTGGACCAAGCGCGTCGCCAATCTCGGCGCGGCGACGCCGCAAAATCGAGCGCTCCAGATGCTCGTCTACGGGAAGAAGGCGAGATTTACGCTGCCGCAAGCCGGGGCGTACCGCGTACGCGCCTCCGCCGTCGGGCCTTTCGGCCCCGATGGGTTCGTCAAGACGCATCTGATTCGCGGCACCGCTTTCAAGGGAGTGTTCCCAGGAGATCTCGCCGGTACGCTGCCCTACATTCCGGGTGACGGCGTCGTGCAGACCTCACCGACGATGATGCCCGAAGATTGGTATCGCGACGACCCGACGGCTTACGACTGGCAGCGCGGCGATTCGGAATCCTGGATGCTCTTCTCGAAGACGGCGCATCTGCGCGTATTCGTCCCCGGAGCGCGCAGCGTCGTCGCGCGAGCGGCATTGCACGTCAGCCGCCTGCAGGCCGGATCGCTGATGAGCATTGCGGTCGGTGGGCGAGGACAGCAGGAGGTGATGCTGACCGGACCCAGCGCGACCGCGCAGCAGTACGACTCCGTCGACCATCTCCAAGGACCGCCTCCCGTTCCAGCGAGCTTTACGGTGACGCTTCGTCCGGGCTGGAACGACGTCTCCTTCGCCTTCCACTCCACGACCGGTGAGCGCACCGATCTCGGCCCCGACGTGATCGAAGCGGCGGTCGCGCCCGATCTCTCGTTCACGCGGGTTTCGGCGAAGGGCGGCCCAGCGGCGCCCGCTGCGCAGGACAATGCGTTCACCGGGATCGCGCTGCCGAAGCCCCATGGGAATCTGACCGGAGACCCGGAGGTCGTCGGTGACGTCAACTCGACCGGCACGGGAAATGCTTGGCTGGCGATCGCACTCGCCGGCCGCGGCGGCGTCTCGTACCGCGTCTTCGCGTTGCCCCAGTCGGGCAGCTTCGACATCTACTTCATGCACGCGTTTCCCAATAGTCCGTACGACGGTACGCAACGGATCGCCGGCATTTGGTTCGTCGGGCGGCAGATTCGTTCGAACTTCGCGCATCTCGCGTATTACGTGCACGCCATGCCCGCTCGAGCTTTGGCGCACCCACAGTCGCTGTCGTCGCTTTCGCTGCTCGTCGATGGCCGCGCCGTCGGCAACGGTCCGGTGAGGTTGAGCCGCGGCCCCCACCTCGTTACGAGCGCCGACAAAGAAGTGAAGATCGCACTTCTGTCGGTTGCGCCGGCTGCGTTGCCGGCGACGAAATCATTCCCGGTGATGTGGAAGCGAAACTCGCCGACCGCGCTCGAGGTGACCGCCGGCGCGGGCAGCAGGCCCTACCTGCTCGTCTTCGGCGACGCGTATCATCCGGAGTGGACGGCGACGGTCAACGGCCAAACCCTGCCGCACGTGATCGTCAACGGCATCTCGAACGGATGGATCGTTCCGAGCCTGCCCGACGGCGGCAAGATCTCGATTTCATTTACCGGTCAACGGTTCTACGTTATCGCCGGGATCGCATCGCTGATTGCCTTGGCTCTGCTGGTGACGCTGGCCATCGAACCAAAACTGTGGGCGATCGGCACCCCGGAACGTTGAAGCGCGAAGCCCTAACCTGGGCGCTCAACGGCGCAATCCGATACGCGATCGCCGTCGTCTTTGCGGCGATCTTTCTGGCGATCCTGACGCCGGACCCCGGCGCCGAGCGTTTCGCAACGACGGCCTATCTGGCCGCGATCTTCGCGGCGATCGTCATCGGCGCGAAGTGGCTGGTTTTCCGGGGCGTGGGCGACGGATTGAGCCGGCCCGTCACGCTGACCTTCCCCCGCGTCCTCGGGTTCGCGACTGGTTTGGCCGTCATGCTGACGCTGGTGGCGGCACTCGTCGCCGAACCCGGCGCCGAGAGCGCCGTGGTTCTCTATTGCTTAGCCGCCGTGGCGCTGGCTGCGATCGGCCGGGCCGGAGCGTTCGCGTGGATTCACGCCAGACTCACGTCGGGAGACCGCATCGTTGCGACGATCCGTTACAGCGCCATCGCGGCCGCGCTCGCGCTCCTGGCCAACGCACTGCTTCGGTCGGCGTTCTCTGAGTTTCTATCGACGGTCGCTTACGTAGCCGCGCTGATCGGCGCGGCGGCGCTCGCGTGGCGGCTGGCCGCGCCGACGTTGCTGGGCGCGCTCGCGAAGCAAAGCTGGGCAGAAGGCTCCGAGGTCGTCACCCAGCTCTCCAGCGACCTCGCGTTTGCCCGACTAGTCAACGCGTCGGTCGTTGCCATTATCGGATCGATCTTCGTCGCGAGCCTGCTGCGGCGTCCGTTCGCGGAACCCTTCGCCACCGTCGCGTTTCTTGGCGGCGTTTTCGCGGCGGTCGGCGTTGCCATGGAGTGCTGGCGGCGTCGGACGGAGCCGGCGGCGCCCGCAATGGAGAACGAGGGCTACGTCTGGTCCACGGCAGGCGCGCCGGCGCAGATCTTCGTCGACGTTGCCGCCGTCTTGACGTTAGAAAGCGTCATTCGTTACAGCGTCGTCGCGATGCTCGCGGCGTTCGTTTTGGCAGCTCCGCTCCTGCGGCGTTACGGAGAACCGTTCGCCGTAATCGGTTACGCTAGCGCGGTCGTATTGGCCGTCGGTCTCGGCCTCGAGTGCCGGCAAGCTCTCCGTAAGCGTTCGGCTAAGCCGCAGTAGTGGCGCGCTGGCTTTCGATCGCGGCAGGCCTTGCGCTCGCAGCGTTCGTGACCGCCAAAGGCATCC
This DNA window, taken from Candidatus Cybelea sp., encodes the following:
- a CDS encoding alpha-(1->3)-arabinofuranosyltransferase family protein, with product MKEETARATASLELPWPQRAVLSRAFVPALFVALALLVTLGYGSGVQLNDGQADLHIDPLKFLWSLLHAWNPALYMGTHTGFWFPYETPYAWIYAAAQIFHIPQDFAQRFAVFAVYLGVLASMYYCLRSVAPWLGETARIAGSVAYLFNMYVALNSQAQIVWLLTYGTLPAMIGITARAMRGEMNVWRAALGMALLVLVGGGINPPLVAINVILLAIFVLVMLVLSEQPAIVAKRTLPFVVVASLGTFFVNLYWVVPFVDYFRSVWLNGVLSEGPSLHNAATSFDNVLRGLGHWATFVSFGGRPYFPWAEPYSQGLFSALLWFVPIVALGAVAFKRNQRPATLYFLIATIVSVPIVVGYYHDALGDAVTTPIYDAFYRYFPGFQMFRFSYKWVAGVEFGICGLYALGTYSILSWLREQIAAVTGSEHERLRWLVPAVSAGLVVVPILIFIPVIVHKMNYPASVLPSWEYRENALLGNDDQHRVALFPTQFLEQFDWGNPEFYIENSLVDRPMIYGLLGSEPSEGTDAWVRRAYRATREGLPFAGDMFRVLGVNTFLQRDDFLPVIDFSSPDEWRFNSTTLTHDLLHRVLGATPERSDGPLHTYRLSGALPLVYGVNHPVISAWPIFSEAYLGDVDAMARGQARFDPPTRSPGEFSTTMRSLSPIVPLSASAVRDLAVNASLAYGTLVRPSSANVQWAEPFKLPASSLYTIFAREQSLLFPQSAPRVLQIDGGYFRPIAPGGAWTEYGQALLSRGKHWVSDGYEDPKLVVAFVKTDEVDAWTKRVANLGAATPQNRALQMLVYGKKARFTLPQAGAYRVRASAVGPFGPDGFVKTHLIRGTAFKGVFPGDLAGTLPYIPGDGVVQTSPTMMPEDWYRDDPTAYDWQRGDSESWMLFSKTAHLRVFVPGARSVVARAALHVSRLQAGSLMSIAVGGRGQQEVMLTGPSATAQQYDSVDHLQGPPPVPASFTVTLRPGWNDVSFAFHSTTGERTDLGPDVIEAAVAPDLSFTRVSAKGGPAAPAAQDNAFTGIALPKPHGNLTGDPEVVGDVNSTGTGNAWLAIALAGRGGVSYRVFALPQSGSFDIYFMHAFPNSPYDGTQRIAGIWFVGRQIRSNFAHLAYYVHAMPARALAHPQSLSSLSLLVDGRAVGNGPVRLSRGPHLVTSADKEVKIALLSVAPAALPATKSFPVMWKRNSPTALEVTAGAGSRPYLLVFGDAYHPEWTATVNGQTLPHVIVNGISNGWIVPSLPDGGKISISFTGQRFYVIAGIASLIALALLVTLAIEPKLWAIGTPER